The DNA window GTGATCACGGAGCGAAGCAAAACTGGTATCGAATCAGCTATTTCATACGTTGCACTAAGCATCGCCTGTCAAGCTGAAGTCGAGGGGTTGCTGAACGCCATGGCAAACAACTGAACCAGACGCTTGGTCGCCTCGTCACATGCTGTATCGCACTACAAAGGCGTAGGAGTGTTGAGCATGACCGCACCTAGCAAGGAATCGGGGACGTCGGCAAATACCCTTCGGGCCCATGACGTCCTGAAAGCTCGTCGGACCCATACGCGCAAGTTCGCGATCAGCGACGGCGCACCGGTCGAGGTCCTGGAATCCGGGCCCAGCGTCGCCGCGCGCCTGGCGAACCTCACCTCGCGGATGACCATCCGGCCGATCCTGTCGGTCGGCAGCCACGTCCCCAACCTGCCCTGGCCGTGGGGTCTCATCGACCTCACTGCCCGGGTGCTGATCCCGGCGTCGGCCACCGTCCGCGAGACCATCAAGCTGCCCAACGCGTCGGCGCAGCTGGTTCGCGCCCCCGGGGTGCTGCCCGCCGACGGCACCCGCCGCGTGATCGTCTACCTCCACGGCGGCGCGTTTCTGACCTGTGGGGCGAACTCCCACGGCAGGCTGGTCGAAGCCCTGTCCAAGTTCGCCGACTCACCCATCTTGGTGGTCAATTACCGCCTGCTGCCGAAGAATTCGGTGGGGATGGCGCTCGAGGACTGCCACGACGCCTATCAATGGCTGCGGCAGCGCGGATACCAGCCCGACCAGATCGTGCTGGCCGGTGACTCCGCCGGCGGCTACCTGGCGCTCACGCTCGCCCAACGGCTGCAGGCCGAAGGGGAGGATCCGGCCGCGCTGGTGGCGATCTCGCCCCTGCTGCAGCTGGCCAAGGAACCCAAGCAGGCCCATCCCAACATCGAGACCGACGCGATGTTCACGGCCGGGGCGTTCGATGCGCTCGCCGTCCTGGTGGCCAACGCCGCGTCGAAGAACATCGTCGACGGGAAGCCCGAAGAGATCTACGAGCCGCTGGAGCACATCAAGCCCGGCCTGCCCCGCACGCTGATTCACGTGTCGGGCTCCGAGGTGCTGTTGCACGACGCGCGACTGGCGGCCAGCAGGCTGGCCGCGGTGGGGGTGCCGGCCGAGGTCCGGGTCTGGCCCGGGCAGATTCACGACTTCCAGCTGGCCGCGCCGATGGTGCCCGAGGCCGTGCGCTCGCTGCGTCAGATCGGCGACTACATCCGCGAGGCCACGGAGTAAGGCGCGGGCCGACGCGCAAACCCGCGGAGCGCAGTTGTGCGCCGTGCGAAACCGCCTGAGACGATGAACGCATGCGGATCGCGCAGCACATCAGTGACCTCATCGGCGGCACACCGTTGGTGCGGCTGAATTCCGTCGTTCCTGACGGCGCCGGCATCGTGGCGGCCAAGGTCGAATACCTCAACCCCGGCGGCAGCTCGAA is part of the Mycobacterium mantenii genome and encodes:
- a CDS encoding alpha/beta hydrolase; this translates as MTAPSKESGTSANTLRAHDVLKARRTHTRKFAISDGAPVEVLESGPSVAARLANLTSRMTIRPILSVGSHVPNLPWPWGLIDLTARVLIPASATVRETIKLPNASAQLVRAPGVLPADGTRRVIVYLHGGAFLTCGANSHGRLVEALSKFADSPILVVNYRLLPKNSVGMALEDCHDAYQWLRQRGYQPDQIVLAGDSAGGYLALTLAQRLQAEGEDPAALVAISPLLQLAKEPKQAHPNIETDAMFTAGAFDALAVLVANAASKNIVDGKPEEIYEPLEHIKPGLPRTLIHVSGSEVLLHDARLAASRLAAVGVPAEVRVWPGQIHDFQLAAPMVPEAVRSLRQIGDYIREATE